From a single Lewinella sp. LCG006 genomic region:
- the priA gene encoding primosomal protein N' produces MSQQNLHPVHSATSYYVDVILPLAIARPYTYAVPEELVPEIQVGIRVEVQFGKSKLYTGLVMRVHHEVPNQQRPKPIISVIDEQPIVTEQQFKLWRWMAGYYLCSLGEVMNAALPANFKLTSETRVTLGPLFHQDPALLSDKEYLVAEALSIQEELSIEDLQDILGQKTVYPIIRRLLDKRIVYLKEDLQEKYRPKKILCVRFQEPFASDPNSLHLAFELVARSTKQETALLAYVQTSKQQEFVRQSELIRQSDTDHSTIKAMVKKEIFEVYEREISRLGSYEEDTLDAATLAPQQTRALGEIKAHFADKGVVLLHGVTGSGKTRVYLELMQEVINQGGQVLYLLPEIALTTQIIERVQKVLGDDVMVYHSRLNHNERIELWQKVQAGKGAVVGPRSAMFLPYQQLSLVIVDEEHDPSYKQRDPNPRYHGRDTAIILAHQFGAKVLLGTATPALETYHNTQKGKYGLVLMNDRFGGIELPEIIIADARKAQLEQRMYNHFTDTLIDELKAALERGEQAILFQNRRGYSPTYRCPTCAWHSECVNCDVSLTYHKFQEMLKCHYCGYSTKLPTECPACGSTGLTMQGFGTEKIEDELKIFLPDAKIGRMDLDTVRGKNAHAKIIGEFEEGKIDILVGTQMVTKGLDFERVGVVGVLSADQLLQFPDLRASERGFQLMLQVAGRAGRKHRRGKVIIQAFNTAHPVIKEVLEGDYAAFYGRELKERHEFAYPPYMRLIRITLKHKKPQVVNDAMKLYAHWLKQQLGEWVLGPAVPYVGRVRNYYLLDVLIKLEMNPQKINFAKKHIHAATEQIKQTQGFSNVRVSIDVDPY; encoded by the coding sequence TTGTCCCAGCAAAACTTACATCCTGTTCATTCTGCGACGAGCTACTATGTCGATGTTATTTTACCATTGGCAATTGCCAGGCCATATACTTATGCGGTGCCCGAAGAATTGGTGCCAGAGATACAGGTAGGAATCAGGGTGGAAGTACAGTTTGGAAAGAGTAAGTTGTACACGGGATTGGTCATGCGAGTACACCACGAAGTGCCCAACCAGCAACGACCAAAGCCCATCATTAGCGTCATCGACGAGCAGCCCATTGTCACCGAGCAGCAATTTAAACTCTGGCGCTGGATGGCGGGCTATTACCTTTGCTCTTTGGGGGAGGTAATGAATGCCGCCTTACCGGCGAACTTTAAGCTCACCAGCGAAACCCGGGTGACCTTGGGGCCCTTGTTTCACCAAGATCCAGCTTTGCTCAGCGACAAGGAATACCTGGTTGCCGAAGCTCTCTCTATCCAGGAAGAACTCAGCATTGAAGACTTGCAGGATATTTTGGGGCAAAAGACGGTTTACCCCATTATTCGGCGCTTGTTGGACAAGCGTATAGTCTACCTTAAGGAGGATCTGCAAGAGAAATACCGCCCCAAGAAAATTCTTTGCGTTCGTTTTCAAGAGCCTTTTGCTTCCGATCCCAATAGTTTGCACCTGGCCTTTGAATTGGTCGCGCGCTCGACCAAGCAGGAGACCGCTCTGCTAGCCTATGTCCAGACCAGTAAGCAGCAAGAGTTTGTACGCCAGTCAGAATTAATCCGTCAGTCGGATACGGATCATAGCACCATCAAGGCGATGGTCAAAAAGGAGATATTTGAAGTCTACGAACGCGAGATCAGCCGCCTGGGGAGCTACGAAGAAGATACCCTGGATGCGGCTACCCTTGCACCTCAGCAAACCCGTGCACTGGGAGAAATCAAAGCACATTTTGCGGACAAGGGCGTCGTTTTGTTACACGGCGTTACTGGAAGCGGGAAGACGAGGGTTTATCTGGAACTGATGCAGGAGGTCATCAATCAAGGCGGCCAGGTACTCTACCTGTTGCCAGAAATTGCCTTGACGACTCAGATCATTGAGCGGGTACAAAAAGTATTGGGCGACGATGTGATGGTTTACCATTCCCGTCTCAATCACAACGAAAGGATTGAGCTTTGGCAAAAAGTTCAGGCAGGAAAAGGAGCGGTGGTCGGTCCGCGTTCGGCCATGTTTTTACCCTACCAGCAGCTCTCGCTCGTCATCGTCGATGAAGAACACGACCCCAGCTATAAGCAACGCGATCCCAATCCTCGTTACCATGGTCGGGATACGGCTATCATTCTGGCTCATCAATTTGGTGCGAAAGTGTTGTTGGGTACTGCTACGCCAGCGCTCGAAACTTATCATAATACCCAAAAAGGTAAGTACGGGCTGGTACTAATGAACGACCGCTTCGGCGGGATTGAATTGCCGGAAATCATCATTGCCGATGCGCGCAAAGCGCAGTTGGAGCAGCGCATGTACAACCACTTTACGGATACCCTGATCGACGAACTTAAAGCAGCGCTGGAGCGAGGCGAACAAGCCATCCTCTTTCAGAATCGGCGGGGGTATTCTCCCACTTACCGCTGTCCTACCTGCGCCTGGCACTCGGAGTGTGTCAACTGTGATGTGAGCCTCACTTATCACAAGTTTCAGGAGATGCTCAAATGCCATTACTGCGGTTACAGCACCAAGCTACCCACTGAATGCCCCGCTTGTGGCAGCACGGGTCTAACGATGCAGGGCTTTGGTACCGAAAAGATAGAAGACGAACTGAAAATTTTCCTCCCCGATGCCAAAATTGGCAGGATGGACCTGGATACTGTCCGGGGCAAGAATGCTCACGCCAAGATCATCGGTGAATTCGAGGAGGGTAAAATCGATATCCTGGTAGGTACCCAAATGGTGACCAAAGGTCTGGATTTTGAGCGGGTAGGGGTGGTCGGCGTCCTGAGTGCTGATCAGCTTCTACAGTTTCCTGATTTGCGTGCTTCCGAGCGAGGTTTTCAGTTGATGTTGCAGGTTGCTGGCCGTGCCGGGCGTAAACACCGACGGGGGAAGGTGATCATCCAGGCTTTCAATACGGCTCACCCCGTAATCAAGGAAGTGCTGGAGGGCGATTATGCCGCCTTTTATGGTCGGGAATTGAAGGAGCGGCACGAGTTTGCCTATCCACCTTATATGCGCCTCATCCGGATCACGCTGAAGCACAAAAAGCCCCAGGTTGTCAATGACGCCATGAAACTCTACGCCCACTGGCTCAAACAGCAGCTAGGGGAATGGGTGCTGGGGCCGGCGGTTCCTTACGTTGGTCGTGTTCGCAATTACTACCTCCTCGACGTGCTCATCAAACTGGAGATGAACCCGCAGAAGATCAACTTCGCCAAAAAACACATCCACGCCGCCACCGAGCAAATCAAACAAACGCAGGGATTCAGTAATGTCCGCGTGAGCATTGATGTGGATCCTTATTAG
- the gcvP gene encoding aminomethyl-transferring glycine dehydrogenase yields the protein MSKTAFFDQFANRHIGPSPAEVSQMIKTIGVKSLDQLIDETVPADIRRQDAIKVPAAQTEHAYLSSLQQLAAKNKVYKTYIGLGYYPTITPSVIARNIFQNPGWYTQYTPYQAEIAQGRLEALLNFQTMVSDLTGMEIANASLLDEGTSAAEAMALFFAQKNKRNKKEPINVFLVSDQVLPQTIAVLQARAEPLGIEVQVKPVADFELSEQVFGLMLQYPAANGAVEDYRALTAEANAKEIYVTVAADLLALTVLMPPGEWGADAVVGNTQRFGVPMGYGGPHAAYFACREEYKRSLPGRIIGVSVDQRGKPALRMALQTREQHIRREKATSNICTAQALLAIMAGMYAAWHGPKGLRAIAERVNTLAQLLGQSAKQLGYELASEHYFDTVTIKADHESRDAIRRAALSAELNFHYTDTGVQISLDETTTREDVEQIAGILAVDFEQDTIALATEEPAAISVPENLQRSTDYLTHPVFNTYQTETEMMRYIKRLENRDLSLTHSMIPLGSCTMKLNAATELMPVSWPEFANLHPFVPKDQAAGYYQMFTELEAWLSDITGFTACSLQPNSGAQGEYTGLLTIRAYHLSRGDVNRNVAIIPDSAHGTNPASAVMAGMKVVVVKCDEEGNIDIPDLREKAEANAADLSCLMVTYPSTHGVFETGIKEICQIIHDFGGLVYMDGANMNAQVGLTSPGLIKADVCHLNLHKTFAIPHGGGGPGMGPICVNDKLAPFLPKHPMVETGGEQGILPVSAAPWGSASILLISYAYIKMLGPDGLTDASRYAILNANYIKARLQEHYSVLFTGEKGHTAHELIIDLRAFKDFISAADVAKRLIDYSFHAPTLSWPVAGTIMIEPTESESMAELDRFCDAMIAIRKEIDEIAAGEADATNNVLHNAPHVLEWMTADEWPFPYSRQKAAWPLPYLHDGRKFWASVARVDNGYGDRNLVCTCPPIESYAE from the coding sequence ATGAGTAAAACGGCATTTTTCGATCAGTTTGCGAACCGTCATATTGGCCCCTCTCCAGCGGAGGTGTCGCAAATGATCAAGACCATCGGCGTAAAAAGCCTCGATCAATTAATTGATGAAACGGTACCTGCGGATATTCGTCGGCAAGACGCTATCAAGGTGCCTGCGGCTCAAACAGAGCATGCCTACCTGAGCAGCCTACAGCAATTGGCCGCTAAAAACAAGGTTTATAAAACGTACATCGGCCTGGGCTATTACCCGACCATTACCCCCTCGGTGATTGCTCGGAATATCTTCCAGAATCCGGGGTGGTATACCCAGTATACCCCTTATCAGGCGGAGATTGCCCAAGGACGACTGGAGGCATTGCTGAATTTCCAGACCATGGTGAGTGATCTGACGGGAATGGAGATCGCCAATGCTTCGTTACTAGACGAGGGAACTTCAGCGGCAGAGGCTATGGCCTTGTTCTTTGCGCAAAAAAACAAGCGTAATAAGAAGGAACCCATCAATGTGTTTTTAGTTTCCGATCAGGTGTTGCCACAGACCATTGCGGTGTTACAGGCGCGTGCGGAACCTCTGGGCATTGAGGTGCAGGTGAAGCCCGTTGCTGATTTTGAATTGAGTGAGCAGGTGTTTGGTCTGATGCTACAATACCCCGCAGCCAATGGCGCCGTGGAAGATTACCGCGCTTTGACGGCGGAAGCAAATGCCAAAGAAATTTATGTGACTGTAGCCGCTGATTTGTTGGCACTGACGGTACTGATGCCCCCTGGTGAATGGGGAGCAGATGCTGTAGTGGGCAATACCCAGCGTTTTGGGGTACCTATGGGCTATGGTGGTCCTCATGCCGCTTATTTTGCTTGTCGCGAAGAATATAAGCGTTCTTTACCAGGGCGTATCATTGGGGTGTCGGTGGACCAAAGAGGGAAACCTGCCCTGCGCATGGCACTGCAAACCCGTGAGCAACACATTCGCCGCGAGAAAGCAACGTCCAATATCTGTACGGCGCAGGCGCTGCTGGCCATCATGGCTGGTATGTACGCAGCTTGGCACGGACCAAAAGGCTTGCGGGCCATTGCGGAAAGGGTCAATACCCTGGCGCAATTGTTGGGCCAGAGCGCTAAGCAACTGGGTTACGAGCTGGCGTCTGAGCATTATTTTGATACAGTCACGATCAAGGCTGATCACGAAAGCCGCGATGCTATCCGCCGGGCAGCACTGAGCGCAGAATTGAACTTCCATTATACGGACACGGGCGTACAAATCAGTTTGGACGAGACGACGACGCGGGAAGATGTAGAGCAAATTGCCGGTATTCTTGCCGTTGATTTTGAGCAGGATACCATCGCTCTGGCGACGGAAGAACCCGCCGCTATCTCCGTGCCGGAAAATCTCCAGCGGAGCACAGATTATTTGACCCACCCCGTCTTCAATACTTACCAGACGGAGACGGAGATGATGCGCTACATCAAGCGCCTGGAAAACCGGGATTTGTCGCTGACGCATTCGATGATTCCTTTGGGATCGTGTACGATGAAGCTGAACGCGGCGACGGAATTGATGCCAGTAAGCTGGCCTGAGTTTGCCAACCTGCACCCATTTGTGCCCAAGGATCAAGCCGCAGGTTACTACCAAATGTTTACTGAGCTAGAGGCTTGGTTGAGCGATATCACCGGTTTTACGGCTTGTTCTTTGCAACCCAATTCTGGCGCACAAGGAGAATATACAGGTTTGCTGACTATCCGTGCCTACCACTTGTCACGTGGTGATGTGAATCGTAACGTAGCGATCATTCCTGATTCTGCCCATGGTACCAATCCAGCCAGTGCTGTAATGGCGGGTATGAAAGTGGTCGTTGTGAAGTGTGATGAAGAAGGCAATATTGACATCCCTGATTTACGCGAAAAAGCGGAAGCCAATGCTGCGGATTTATCGTGTTTAATGGTGACCTATCCTTCTACCCACGGTGTTTTTGAGACGGGTATCAAAGAGATTTGCCAGATCATTCATGATTTTGGTGGCTTGGTCTACATGGATGGTGCCAACATGAATGCGCAGGTAGGACTCACCAGCCCGGGCTTGATCAAGGCGGATGTTTGTCACCTGAATTTGCACAAGACCTTTGCCATTCCTCACGGTGGTGGTGGACCAGGTATGGGGCCAATTTGTGTAAATGATAAGCTGGCACCTTTCCTGCCTAAGCACCCGATGGTGGAGACGGGAGGGGAGCAAGGTATCCTGCCCGTTTCAGCAGCTCCCTGGGGCAGTGCGAGCATCCTATTGATCAGTTATGCTTACATCAAAATGCTGGGGCCTGACGGATTGACGGACGCTAGCCGCTATGCTATCTTGAATGCCAACTACATCAAGGCTCGCTTGCAAGAGCACTATTCGGTGCTGTTTACGGGCGAGAAGGGCCATACGGCACACGAACTCATTATTGATTTGCGGGCATTTAAAGACTTCATTTCTGCGGCTGATGTTGCGAAACGTTTGATTGATTACAGCTTCCATGCACCAACACTGAGTTGGCCGGTGGCAGGAACCATTATGATTGAGCCCACGGAAAGTGAGAGCATGGCCGAGCTGGATCGTTTCTGTGATGCGATGATCGCTATCCGAAAGGAAATCGATGAAATCGCTGCAGGAGAAGCAGATGCAACCAATAATGTTTTACACAATGCACCCCACGTACTGGAATGGATGACCGCCGACGAGTGGCCTTTCCCATACAGTCGGCAGAAGGCGGCTTGGCCATTGCCTTACTTGCATGATGGACGCAAGTTTTGGGCCAGTGTGGCTAGAGTAGATAATGGTTACGGTGACCGTAATTTGGTGTGTACTTGTCCACCGATTGAGAGTTATGCGGAATAA
- a CDS encoding DUF3575 domain-containing protein: MKSRLLILALAVFSFSAFRANAQVDVTVNPIGLLFGDLSVGADFILSDEFSVEGTIGIGGGSDDFSNLKWTNIPIGVVGKYYFNPDDGADKFYADAFLRFISRSYKADGDTNYSEYSQTRFGLGVGIGYKSVSRSGIVFDIGFGVGRALIDNTKFESDGDEYNVDWPDIMFQGKLGIGYRFGG, translated from the coding sequence ATGAAATCAAGATTATTGATCTTGGCCCTGGCCGTTTTCTCTTTTTCTGCTTTTCGTGCAAACGCCCAAGTAGACGTTACTGTAAACCCTATTGGCCTCCTATTTGGTGACCTTAGTGTTGGTGCAGACTTCATCCTTTCTGATGAATTCTCTGTTGAAGGTACCATTGGTATCGGTGGAGGTAGTGATGATTTTTCCAACCTCAAATGGACAAATATTCCAATTGGTGTGGTGGGTAAATATTACTTCAACCCAGATGATGGTGCTGACAAATTCTACGCAGACGCTTTTCTACGGTTTATTTCCCGTAGCTACAAGGCAGATGGCGACACCAATTATTCTGAGTACAGCCAAACCCGTTTCGGGCTTGGAGTAGGTATTGGATACAAGTCTGTATCTCGCAGTGGTATCGTCTTCGATATCGGCTTCGGTGTTGGTCGTGCCCTTATCGACAACACTAAATTTGAGAGTGATGGAGATGAGTACAATGTTGATTGGCCAGATATCATGTTCCAGGGTAAACTTGGAATTGGTTACCGCTTCGGTGGATAA